In Anopheles bellator chromosome 2, idAnoBellAS_SP24_06.2, whole genome shotgun sequence, the genomic stretch TCCCCCGTTGATAGAGTAgtcatttaaataattaatgaGAAATCCCGAAAGCCAATGGAGGTTCTTGAGGCGCCCGAGTGCATCCGAAAAGGAGGATTCATCAGAGGCCACACCACAGAGTACTAGCTGATTCTGTGCCGATATGATTCTGAAAGAGATTGGGCAAATCGTAGATTTCTGAAAACGTAAGCGATATAAACGGCTGTAACATCCGACATCCGAGAAGGTAGGCAACGTATTTCATTATcacaattttattaaaattaggTAAAACATTGTTAAAAGTTTTTTTCCTGCCCCTTGTACTGATAGGCAGTTCCTTAGCCAAGGGTATCAACATAGATTATCAACagtacaaaaaaacaaatagaagaTGACCTAGACGTTACATTATTATTTGCTCGGACCTTCAACCCCTTCAAGTCCCGGTATTATGTTGGAGCTCACCGCGGAATGGGAAGTCCCGGTAGCGATATGATCGATCGTCAATCGTCAAGCAGAATTAGCTACGACTGCATCGAGATGACCATTTAGTATGCTCGCTTTCGCTACTAAAGGTGGTCGCTTTCTTAACATAAAGGTGGTCACTTTCGCTAATTTGCGTAAAAACGACAGTTCACCCATTGGGTTGAGTGGTGAACCCAATCTCTGCTTTCTGCGTTCCAACTGTAAAGATGTTCACTGATCGTGATAGGATTCAAAGAAGCCTCCGATTTGTATCATCATTTCAGCCGTAGACGCCACGTCTCGAAACCAAGCTATGCTTTGAACGTTTTAGAAATTCTGCACCCTTTTCGTCGAtcgttgatcgatcgtttgttcTTCAAACACTGttcgtaataaaaataatcttcTCGCGATCATTCTGTTTCACTCACGCTCACATCACCTCAAAATATTGGTCATCTctcgatttttcttcattccgGTCTCTCTCAGTTCTCTTAATTTTGAATCGCGAGAGCGTTGTATAAAACAAgatcgcggttcgcggttcgcgatCCATTCTCGTCTCAGACGTTTCAACGATCGTGCGCGGCTCATCTTTAGCTGTTTGGAGAGTTGATCTTGACAGGAACCAGTGAaacggcaacagcaaacaagTGTAAGTGACTACGCAAGTTAAGTGCAGTACCGGCGACCGGTGAGCACGCCGAAAAACAGTGGTGCAGGAGTACTTAGCTGTGATGGGATATTGATCCGATGATCAACTAAAGGTCGCAGCCAAGATTCGCCGTTACCGGACATATTCTTGTTATCGTAGTGGCAGTCTGGACTGAGAAGTGCATTAGAATCGAAGTGAGATAGAGTAAACGAATTACATGAATGGGAAATACCATTGCGGCGTAAATGCGCTACGCGTTTACCTTGTGAAGTGATTTAATCAACTGAACCCTTTATTGTGTTTATTCTATTCATAACTCTTCGGAGACAGTACAtagtttggttttggttttaagTCTAGGCACCATCTAAAACCGGCTGTTTAATCCATCGTACCAGGCACTAGTAGCAGAAGTTATAGGCCATTCATTCATAAAGGCAGTAAACAAAGTTATGATGCTCTTGACCATGAAATCGTACGTAGCGGTCAGTGTGGTCTGGCACGCCCTTGCCACTGTGGTGTGTTTACCGAGGACGATGTACACCGATGGTCCGCGGGCCTTGGGTTAGACAGTTTGTTTAAATCATATGCGACGAAGTTTAAGCCGATCGGTAGCGTGTCTTCTTCCGTTCTTTCGGCGACCACGGACTACGGCGGACCGGTTTTAGACTGTTTGAGCTCCAGGCAGCTCGGGACACGTCAACCGGCGACGTCataccggtggccggttcttGGGGAAATACGAACCAAGGAGCGAAACTGGTTTAAGCGGTGtctcgtgttcgtgttcgatTGTTATTGTAATCTGCATAAAAAACTCCGCGTTGATACGATCCTGGTTTGGGTAGCTTCAAAGTTTCAAACCGACAGCTCAGCTGATCGATTGCTTTTGAGACATTTTGAAGGTAGCAAACGTGCTAACGATCATCCTGTGCTCCTGATCCTGTGCTCCCGGTATTGCATTGTTACCATTTGGGGTCGAACTCATCTGCATAACATTCACATTCAAATCGTGGACCTTTGTAACGGTTACTGAATAATAGAATGTTAAGAATGTTAATGTATTAACGCCTTTGCTTCAGAATTAAGCGAATGGTGACTCAAGGGTGCCAAGTAAACCGCTTTATGGCACCAAGTTACTCCAGCGCTGTACTAGGTCCGTCGCCCAAAAGACACGAAAAAGTTGTTAATTTGGTGAAGGTACACGCGGAGCAAACAGATTTCATCACTCTGGCCAACAGACCGGTTCACGGTCATGGGCGAGAGGTGTGATTCCTTGGGTTCTCTGTGGTTGCACTTTGATAACCGGATCGTCTCCGTTGGATGAGGTAGCATTTGGTTTTCTAGTCTCAAATCTAATGGTAGCGAAACCGGCACTGTTCGGTTTGGCCATCCTTACAAATTTCTTAAGCAGCCCAGGGGGTGTGCGAAATGAAGCGTACGTGTGACGTGATCTTATGACCCCAAGGCGATCTTGGTGTATTTTTTTGCTCATTCTTTTATGACCAGTCTTGCCGTTCTGGCAAACATGACTAATCCTTCGTCGCTTCGGTCACTGGTTTTTGTGAGTGATGTCATAGTATTTTGCAATTTCGGCAAAGAGAAAGAATAAGAGAATGAATTtaagagaacgaaagagagtAGGAGAACGATCTCGAATGTCTTAAAATATTTCTGTTATATTCGCGAAGCGCCGTCCGTCGATGCGCAGTTACGACTGAACCGCTGAGTAGATCTGGTGATCTTTGAAGATCGTCTCTTCCCGTTGATATTATAACAATCCCTTAACAGTGAAAGCTTAAATTGCTATACAGTAAAGTGTGTTACCCATCATGGATCCACGCGACGACCAGCAGAGAAGGTGTGTGCCAAAGGTTAACGATAACGGCTGTGGTGTGTTTCGAAGCGTCTTTCCCCGGACCTGCTCTTGTGCTgatcaaaacattttttgtttgcgattTCTTGAATCACGTTTACGAATGTCTGTGTCGTATACCAGCATGGAAGATAAGAAAAAAGCCTAAAGAAGCTTTTTACGGCGTAAAAGCTGTGGTTGCTTTCAATTATGCGACTTGGGCTTAATTAAGTCTTGGTCGAGTATGAATCTCACACTATCGCAATAGTACTAATCCCTAACACTGCCCACCTGATTTCTGTAGGTAATTTGAACGTCATGAAGTTGCTCATAGTGTGTGTCCTCATAGCCGGCGCATCGGCAGGTAAGATATAGCCGTCGGCTCCGATAAAAGCCCGTTCAATAACGAGACAAATTATCCTCTCTCTTGCAGCATACTCCGGAACAGGTGTTTATAATAGCGTGTCTCCCGGTGGTGCCTATGCTGACAAATTCCCTCACGGCGGTACAGGTTACAATGGTGGCTACACGACCCACTACGTCAGccccaacggtggtggtgtagcGGTCGGAGCCGGAACCGCTAACTTTGcacccggtttcggtggccccttCGGAGCCCCCGGTTTCGGGCCAGGCTTCGTCGGCGCACCGACGGTGGACTTCAACAGCTTCTTCCAGGGCATCCAGGCCAACTTCGCCAAGTAATGATATGACATGATCACCGACTTCATCCCACCACACACGACTTATAGAGTTCATGAGATGCGATGGTGATGGCAGCTCTTGCTTGTTTTCGGTGGCTTGGTCTATCTCTCTATTTTAATCTGTCTGTTGGATCTCTTGCAGGGTCTTGAATTAAGCTCCGGCGAGGTGTCAAACCGATCGCCAGAATGATGGTGCCATTTAGGactgatttgttttatgtagTTAGAAACAGAGAAATTCACCAGCACATGATCGACTAGCTTGATCTCCAGCATTTAGTCACTCCTCACTCGGAGGAAATGAAAGCAAGCACGATAGCAATAGACAAGTTTGTTGCACTGTATCTTGATATTCGGAAGAATCCACGCTTAATTCTCGTCTCTTGTGAACTAGAAGTAATCGTCCGGAGACTTGTCACCGGAATGGCTTTCCTATTTTATGATTTAGTGTTGCAGTATTCGTTGCGTTCCCAAAAAGACATTTACACTATTCTCATCTCGTCCGTTTTCGCTTCCGTCGGGTGTTAATTAACTCGAAACTTCCATGTCCACGAATCCGGGGTTTCGCAACGTAAATCAATGTCACGAAACTACACACggttcaaacaaacaacacacgatcGGGAGATCGCTGGTGGGCACTGCTATCCGTGAAGCTCCATGACGCAATCCAGCTCCGGGCCGGGAGCTaccgcatcggcatcggcttcGCTTTTGGGATCCGCTTGGCGgaaccaaccaaaccaacatCAGATCAAGTAATTCGCGCAGCGCAAAGATATTAATCACTCATTCAGCGATCGAGTGCAGCTGAGAGGCTACGCTTCGAGCGTGTCTTGTCACAAGCATGCAACTGAGCGTAAATCTTGTGTGTTGGAACTGAATCATCCATCGTTTAGCGCACGCCATCCTAGCGATTTATCACGTGTTCAGCGTTCCACCTCATAGCCGTAGTGCCGGACATCAATGCTCAATTGAATGGCCATCCTTGTTAGGATATCAAACAACCTCGCTAACGTTCAATTAAAACCTCCATCGTAGTTTCGTCTGTGCCCCTGTGTTCGAGTGAAACTAAGTATCTTCCACTGCATCCGAGAGAACCCGTTCCAGAGACGGATGATAAACTGAACTTCTCATTTCGCTAACACTGCCACAACCTTCCATCGGTTCCTAGAATGAATGTACAAATTGGGAGGTATTGGCGGCGATCGTCGAGGATCCATTTTTCTAACGTTTGAATTTTCGTTCTTTCCCATTCGACAGTCTGTATCAGCAACAGTTCGCCGCCCAGCAAGCTCTGTTCAACAGCATTCGTCAGCAGCAGGCCGCTCTGTCCTCGCTGAATGCTGGTGTTCCGGTGTACGCATCGAACTTTGCCACCGGCGGTAACTACGGTGGTCCAGGCTTCGGAGGACCTAACATAGCCAGCTCGTCTGCCTCGTTCGGCCCGGGAGGATTCCATCAGACGGCCGCGATCCACCCGAACAATCCGGTATGTACCACTCAGCTCTGATTTTCCATAACGTTTGGGCACCAAATGCTTACCTTTTTTCGCTTGTTTCATCGTTTTAGGCCGTACCCAATGTTGATACCCGTTTCGGTGGCACGGATGAGGCTGCCGGCTTCCAGAATGGCAAACCAGGTAAGATAATTGTTCGAAGACGGTTCATTCGCAGTAGTTTCAAATTTTTCCAAGAAAACCAAATGCGCAGCAAAGCTGTTTGTTTGACGCGGGGAACTCCAGCCTTAAAATCCCACACAACGAACGGGATTGCTTTGAAATACTAACAACattgtttgccttttctttttcttccttctcccGTGCAGGATTCGTTGGAGTCTCCAGCTTCACGTCCTCCTCGAACATCAATGGGCAAACGCACCGCGAAGCGATAACGTCGGTGAACGATAATGGCAAAATTACAACCCACCGAGTCCATTCCTAAATGCGTCACCGAGGAGGGTACACCAACAGGGGCAACAACCCTCACACAAATACACTCCAACACACTCAACAGTGAAATTTAGTAGCTTTGACCAGCATTTGAAACAATAATTAGCCTAGCGATCATGCATCTGCATTTGCGGAATAGCACCTACAATGTTACGAAGTTTGTAAGTTTAGAACTAAAATCGGCGACCATAGGATGACTGAAGAGACTTACTTAAGGAACCCCTAACCAGACTAAACAGAAAAGAAGTACTTGTAATCCACTAACTTGTAATATCTTGCACGAGCATTTCTCGTCTCgcattttgatatttttaacaAACCTTAATTGTATGAAAATACCACCTCTGGAAAACAAGGGTATTTTAGTGATCAACAATAAAATCATGAGATATCACTTCGGAACAACCTGGGACCTTCATTTCGTTGGCCACTAGCTGAGCTGAGTGGCGCTTCCTTGATCGCGAACGTTGTCAACCAGAATGACGACCAGAACACAGAAGTTCCTGAAACAAGCCTATTGACCTAGACCGAGTTTCCGTTTGCTGACACTTGGCATGCAGGAAGAAACTTTGCTTCCGCTTGCCACGTCGGACTGATAATGGACGATCGTCTCCCAAGGGCGGTAGCCGTAGCCAGCAGTAAACAGTAGGTccagaccgagaccgagtccAGTGGATTGGTTTGCTCCTTGCTCGGCAGTGCCAGTGATCGTGCTGTCATGGAGTCGAAAGAGACAGGACGAATCTTGATAACGGGTGTCAATCGATGGAAGCGGAGGTCAGCTTGTCGAGAACGCACACGCCGTCAGCGGCGCAGATAGTTGGGCACAGGGCTGGCTATAACACGGGCGGGAGGTTCTATAAAAATTTCAGTTCTCGCTGTGCCAGCGAACAGCTAAGAAGTGCAGGATCCGTTGGGGTTAGTGGAGTGCTTGAACACAACAGTGGAAGTTGAAAAACAACAGCCGTCACCATGTGGAAGTCGTTGGTGTTCGCCGCCGGCGTTCTGGTTGGCATCAGTAGTGCAGGTAAAAGAAGGACCGCCCTGGATGTGATTCATGGAGAGGCTGTGTCTGAGGCTGAAACGTTGCGAATCGCTTTTGATTTggttgaaaaaatgtttctCCGTAAGAATGATGTCATGCCACAAGCTTATCAAAAAATGGCCAAGTGTATGATTCGGCCTATCAATGGTTCTCGGATGTTCTACGAAGTGCAAAGTGCGTTCTGAAGTGAGATTACTGAAGATGGTAGAACCAGAATGTTCAAGTTTAAACAGAGAAATGAGAATTTTAGTACCAACATAAGTGTATCCTTGCATGGctcattcaaatttcaaaccgTGGCCTATTTCTATCTCCGATAGGTTCCGCATCGTGGTCAGAAGATATTTCGGTACACAATAAGTGAGTATTCTAAGCGAGTCCCCTTCGTGGTGAGCCTGTGATTTCTTATGCATTGTTACTTTTCTCCTACTTGCGGCCCCTCATTATTACCTTTGCCTCACAAAGTCATGCCGTAACGGGAATGTGAGTATCAGTACAGAAGTGATCAGTTGTAAGGACCGCTCGTTGCATTTGTTTCCTGGGTTCGACTGAATGCAATCTCCTTCCAGACACTACTCGCAGCACGAGTCATCGGTGAACGCGGCCCGCAGAGCTGCCGCGGATCGTCTACAGCAGTCGGCCGCTCTGGTAGCTTCCGGTAGTGTCTCGTCCGGTCCTTGCGAAACGCTTTGCTACATGTCGGCGGATGCTGGAGATGCGGAAACTATCGGACAGGGTATCGTAGGCTTTACTTCGGCCGGTGGAGCGACATCCGGAACATCCCAGAAGTACTCGTCGAGTTCTTCGCGTCACGAGACTAGCGTCCAGAATGCGGTCGCCGCACCGATCGTATATCCAGTTGCTTCCACCGGTACCCGATCGAGCTTCTCGAGCTCATCATCCTCCCGTCAGCATACGGCCTCAGCGGCAGCCCAACCGGTACTGGGACAACTGTACAGTACCCAGGCGCGTGACCGGGTACATTCGGGCAACGTAATCGCTACGAGTGGCATCCGCGAGGGAACGTACATTCAACCCCTGGTATATCCGGTTCCTGCCCCACAGACCCATGCTTCCCAGAGCAGCTACGAGCGATCGAGCTCGGTGGTCACCagaccggccacggccagcgtgGTTTACGTGCCCACGGCTGATACGGCCGCGAGCAACACCTTCAACACTCGCTCCAGCTACgtctcgtcgtcatcggcggaCCAACAGCATTTGCAGCCGGTCGCCTATTCTTCCGGCACCAACAGTGACTACGCGAGGCGCAATGAGTTCACctcgcagcaacagcagcaggatctTCAGTACCGCCAGCAGTATCCTGCGAAGGGTAACACGTACGTTCTGTACTCGAAACCGATGCCGTCCTCGGTCCAATACTACGCCGCACCGTCTCGGTCCCGAGTCGAAGACTcttcgacgacgtcgacggccTATGATTCTTCGGGGCGCGTTGTCAATCTGAACATAGTGCAACCGGCGCTTACCGAGCGTCTCGATGAGCAGCGTACACAGCGGGTCCAATCGGTTCACCAATCGGTACAACAACCGGAAGCGATCTACGGGACGCGAGGGCACATCGATCAGGTTGACGGCGATACACTCGTAGAGGATGAAGTCGAAACCGACACCGGTGTCCCCGTATCTGGCGGTACCTCTTCATCGTCGCATCGTCGAGAGCATAGCTATGTCCGCACGGGTTCCTACACCCCAACCGTAGCACCAATCGGTTCGAACCGTTACAGTAGCTCTTCGCAGACTTCCGAAGCACAGCGACGTCAAATGTACCACTCGGCACCGGGTTATGTGCAGGTCGTTCCGGTGGCTGGAGCGGGATCAGTAGCCTCGTCCAAGTACGAAAGTGCCTCCGAGCACCAGCGACACAGTAGCGGAGGCTACGTACCCGTCCCGGTCCAACCGGTTTCGACCGGAGCTGCGAGCAGACATGCGTCCAGCAGTGTCCAGGAGCAGCGCAGCAACACCTACTCGAATCCCGGTGGCTACTACAGCGCTGGCACGGGCGGTGCCGGTCATGGCTCGCAGTACTCGGCACAGTCCAGTTCATCGCACAGCAACCGTTACAGTAAGCAGGGGAGCGCCGGGTTCCAGCACTATCCGATTGCGAACGATGAGCTGGGTCGCCGGTTTGGTGCGTCCGGTGGAAGTCCCGGTGGGCTGGGTGCTGATGCCGATCTGCACAACATCATGAGCGAAACAGAATCACTGGCTCGGGTACAGGCACAGAACGTCCACAACGGGGCGGTGGCGGGCAGTGGGACGATCGACACAGACACTCGGTTCGGAGGATCGAGTGCCGATGATGCTGGGATGGGAACGATGCCGGGTGGATTCCAGCGCACCAAGTCTTGGTCCAGCAGCTCCAAATGGGCATCGGAGCAGAGGGTAAGTGGTGACTCCGGATGACGTTGGGACCAGATTAACCTTCGTATTCTCTCCCACACAGTACGGCGATgatggaaaaccgaaaacgtaCAGCATGCTCTCGACGGCCGAAAGTGAGAAGCACAATATCAACGGTAAAACGACGGGTTATAAGGCGGCTACGACGACGCTCGAGGATGACGGTAAAGTAAGCACCTACAGTTTGCACACGACGTAGAACCATCGCGAGTTCCCGGGAGCTCACAGTCATCagtaaacatttaatttatgtagCTGCTAAGATGCTAACGAATAAATATCGAACACACGTTACCCGTTGCCCCTGTTCGAATCCTTGATCCGATCCGGTCGGTTTCCGAACTTCTCACTCATTAGTTGATAAGCGCGAGCATTGCGAAAAGCCTTGACAGGAGCCTAGCGATGGTCGACTATCAGTGTTCCGGTGATAATTGGGTCAAAACAATCGAGTACTTCACCGAGGGACCCTCTACGCTCAGTGTAGACACCGACGtaaatcggttcggttctgtttCGCAACTACATTCGGCCGGGTGCAGTGTTTAGAGCACGGGGCAGAGCTGATCTGATCGGGTTGTTTAGGTAAAGTTAGGTGATAATGCGCATGTTAGTGTTGGGTCTGCTAGCGATCGGCGTCGGAGAAGTGTACTCCTGTAAGCGGATTTGTGGTTTATAGCCTGAAGCGTCACGTTTCATAGTTCCATCCATTGCAGCTCCAGTACTGGGGGGCTGGGGTAAGCAAGATGGGAGTGGGCTGCTAGGGTAAGAGATTCGAGAGCCGTTCAGAGAACCCGTCGTGAGTAACAGGAACATTTCATTCAGGAAGGTGGCCAATCTGTCGCACACGGTTTACGAGAGGAAGCGAGAGTTTCTGAACGGTGTGAACGAGAAGGTTTCGAGGATGCTCTGGATTCCACCTTggacaacaacgacaacggctCGGCCTTTAGCGACCACTACCACCGAGGCTCCCCGAGAGGTCCCAAATGCGGATACGCCTAATATTTGGTGGTGGCAAACCTCCGCCAAGCCACCGAAGTCGTCCACTGAGCCGGTCATACAATCAACCACTTCCAAGGTATTGTTCGATGAGGATCGTCTCATGTTCACCGTGGCCGATACGAATCAGCTTGAGCTACCGAACGTATCGATGGTAAGAATGTGGATTAGATTTGTTGATATGTTCGAAGTGTCAAAGGCTGCCTTTTTTGTAGTACGCAAGAAGCGTCTTCATCCCGGAGGAACTGCGACTGACTGCGGATTCGGATGCGGTAGAGTTCGTGGAGCCTACTATTTTCGGACGTGGCCCTCCAGCCGACCCGGACCGACTCATCATGCACTGACAGGTCGTTCAATAAACACAGGTTTCCTTTTACTCCTTAATCATAGTTGGCGTGTCACTAGCGGTTGTTTTCTCCTTCGATTCACTTTCACTCGATTCAAATGAtattgacgacgacgacgatcgaggATCCGGTGTCGCGGTGAATCCGGGCAAGGGGAGAACCGTCACGGTGACGGCATGATTACAGCCAACTAATCCCAGTTCCTCCATTTCTTCCATCTGATCTACGGGGTCGTCCACCGGTCGGGGAGCTGTGTGAGGTTAACATCGTTAGCTGTGAGTGCGCCTTCTTCCGGCAACGGACGCAGCATTTCTGTGTACCTGCCCCGGAGTATGCTGGAAAACTGATCACCATCACTAGTCCCAGTGTCACAAGTAGTAGACTCTTTCGGGTCATCATTTTCGATCTGGGacttttttctttaaaaaaaacaaggaaatcAAGCAAAACCTTCGATTTCGAGTGACCGCCAAACGCAGACTGAATCTCCA encodes the following:
- the LOC131208741 gene encoding mucin-12 isoform X1, with product MWKSLVFAAGVLVGISSAGSASWSEDISVHNNHAVTGIHYSQHESSVNAARRAAADRLQQSAALVASGSVSSGPCETLCYMSADAGDAETIGQGIVGFTSAGGATSGTSQKYSSSSSRHETSVQNAVAAPIVYPVASTGTRSSFSSSSSSRQHTASAAAQPVLGQLYSTQARDRVHSGNVIATSGIREGTYIQPLVYPVPAPQTHASQSSYERSSSVVTRPATASVVYVPTADTAASNTFNTRSSYVSSSSADQQHLQPVAYSSGTNSDYARRNEFTSQQQQQDLQYRQQYPAKGNTYVLYSKPMPSSVQYYAAPSRSRVEDSSTTSTAYDSSGRVVNLNIVQPALTERLDEQRTQRVQSVHQSVQQPEAIYGTRGHIDQVDGDTLVEDEVETDTGVPVSGGTSSSSHRREHSYVRTGSYTPTVAPIGSNRYSSSSQTSEAQRRQMYHSAPGYVQVVPVAGAGSVASSKYESASEHQRHSSGGYVPVPVQPVSTGAASRHASSSVQEQRSNTYSNPGGYYSAGTGGAGHGSQYSAQSSSSHSNRYSKQGSAGFQHYPIANDELGRRFGASGGSPGGLGADADLHNIMSETESLARVQAQNVHNGAVAGSGTIDTDTRFGGSSADDAGMGTMPGGFQRTKSWSSSSKWASEQRYGDDGKPKTYSMLSTAESEKHNINGKTTGYKAATTTLEDDGKVSTYSLHTT
- the LOC131208741 gene encoding mucin-12 isoform X2, which gives rise to MWKSLVFAAGVLVGISSAGSASWSEDISVHNKHYSQHESSVNAARRAAADRLQQSAALVASGSVSSGPCETLCYMSADAGDAETIGQGIVGFTSAGGATSGTSQKYSSSSSRHETSVQNAVAAPIVYPVASTGTRSSFSSSSSSRQHTASAAAQPVLGQLYSTQARDRVHSGNVIATSGIREGTYIQPLVYPVPAPQTHASQSSYERSSSVVTRPATASVVYVPTADTAASNTFNTRSSYVSSSSADQQHLQPVAYSSGTNSDYARRNEFTSQQQQQDLQYRQQYPAKGNTYVLYSKPMPSSVQYYAAPSRSRVEDSSTTSTAYDSSGRVVNLNIVQPALTERLDEQRTQRVQSVHQSVQQPEAIYGTRGHIDQVDGDTLVEDEVETDTGVPVSGGTSSSSHRREHSYVRTGSYTPTVAPIGSNRYSSSSQTSEAQRRQMYHSAPGYVQVVPVAGAGSVASSKYESASEHQRHSSGGYVPVPVQPVSTGAASRHASSSVQEQRSNTYSNPGGYYSAGTGGAGHGSQYSAQSSSSHSNRYSKQGSAGFQHYPIANDELGRRFGASGGSPGGLGADADLHNIMSETESLARVQAQNVHNGAVAGSGTIDTDTRFGGSSADDAGMGTMPGGFQRTKSWSSSSKWASEQRYGDDGKPKTYSMLSTAESEKHNINGKTTGYKAATTTLEDDGKVSTYSLHTT
- the LOC131212981 gene encoding uncharacterized protein LOC131212981 isoform X2, whose amino-acid sequence is MKLLIVCVLIAGASAAYSGTGYNGGYTTHYVSPNGGGVAVGAGTANFAPGFGGPFGAPGFGPGFVGAPTVDFNSFFQGIQANFANSMTQSSSGPGATASASASLLGSAWRNQPNQHQINLYQQQFAAQQALFNSIRQQQAALSSLNAGVPVYASNFATGGNYGGPGFGGPNIASSSASFGPGGFHQTAAIHPNNPAVPNVDTRFGGTDEAAGFQNGKPGFVGVSSFTSSSNINGQTHREAITSVNDNGKITTHRVHS
- the LOC131212981 gene encoding neurogenic protein mastermind isoform X3 → MKLLIVCVLIAGASAAYSGTGVYNSVSPGGAYADKFPHGGTGYNGGYTTHYVSPNGGGVAVGAGTANFAPGFGGPFGAPGFGPGFVGAPTVDFNSFFQGIQANFANLYQQQFAAQQALFNSIRQQQAALSSLNAGVPVYASNFATGGNYGGPGFGGPNIASSSASFGPGGFHQTAAIHPNNPAVPNVDTRFGGTDEAAGFQNGKPGFVGVSSFTSSSNINGQTHREAITSVNDNGKITTHRVHS
- the LOC131210105 gene encoding uncharacterized protein LOC131210105; the protein is MRMLVLGLLAIGVGEVYSSPVLGGWGKQDGSGLLGKVANLSHTVYERKREFLNGVNEKVSRMLWIPPWTTTTTARPLATTTTEAPREVPNADTPNIWWWQTSAKPPKSSTEPVIQSTTSKVLFDEDRLMFTVADTNQLELPNVSMYARSVFIPEELRLTADSDAVEFVEPTIFGRGPPADPDRLIMH
- the LOC131212981 gene encoding uncharacterized protein LOC131212981 isoform X1, which codes for MKLLIVCVLIAGASAAYSGTGVYNSVSPGGAYADKFPHGGTGYNGGYTTHYVSPNGGGVAVGAGTANFAPGFGGPFGAPGFGPGFVGAPTVDFNSFFQGIQANFANSMTQSSSGPGATASASASLLGSAWRNQPNQHQINLYQQQFAAQQALFNSIRQQQAALSSLNAGVPVYASNFATGGNYGGPGFGGPNIASSSASFGPGGFHQTAAIHPNNPAVPNVDTRFGGTDEAAGFQNGKPGFVGVSSFTSSSNINGQTHREAITSVNDNGKITTHRVHS
- the LOC131210106 gene encoding uncharacterized protein LOC131210106 produces the protein MMTRKSLLLVTLGLVMVISFPAYSGAAPRPVDDPVDQMEEMEELGLVGCNHAVTVTVLPLPGFTATPDPRSSSSSISFESSESESKEKTTASDTPTMIKE